TAAGGAACATACAACGCATAATGCTACAAAGGACCCCAGTATATAGCCTTTTATTCCTATAATGGGAACGGAGGTCCATACGAAAAATATGGATATGGCAGAAGACAATAGAGAGTTTTTAAATATAAAAACCTGTTCGCCGAAGCCGTTTAAGATTCCCGAAAAGGTGGTATTCATATAGGTAAAAGGACACATAATGCCAAGGTAAATGAGTATTTCAGCAATATCTTCATTATATATGATACTGCCCAGGTTTCCCGAATAAAGTATAAAAAAGCCGGCGGCACATATCCCTATGATATTTGTAAAAAGAAGCACTTTAGAAACTGTAAAATTAATTCTTTTCATATTGTTTACAGCCAATGCCTCGGAAATTGCCGGTACCAAAGATATGGCAAGGGACACAAGGATTGCCGAGGGAAACATAATAAGAGGCATTGCCATTCCCGATATTTTTCCGAATTCTTCCATGGCTTGAGAGCCTGTTAAGCCGGAAAGCTGAAGCCTTTGCGGAAGCATCATATTTTCTATGCTTAAAAGCAAAGAGCCGCTTACCCTATTTAAAGTAAGAGGAAGAGACATGGAAAAAATAAGGATAAAAGAATCAAAGGTCGTATAGGAAGGTTTTTTATTAAAAGAATTTTTCGCTTTAAAATATTTATAGGAAAAGATAATCATTAAAAATGAGAAAAATTCCCCGAGAAATATGCCGATAACGGCGGCGGCGCAGGCAAACTCAAGCCCCATGGGAATAAGCTTATGAGACAGGGCAAAAATCGCAGCCATTCTCACGAGCTGTTCAAAAACTTGGCTTACGGCAGGAACGGTGGTTTCCTGCAAACCGTAGAAATATCCTCTGATACAGGAGCCGGCAGCCATAAAAGGAAAAGAAAGAGAGAGTATCTTCAGGGAAAGAATAAGCCTTTCGTCCTTTACAAAATTTGCTGCTGCAAATTCTGCGTTAAAGAAAAGAAGCACTGATAATAAAAGGCCAAGGCCTGAGGTTATTACAAGAGACTGCTTTAAAATACGGCCCATATTTCCATATTCGCCTTTAGCCTGCTCAGCTGAAATAAGCTTAGACAAGGTTGTCGTAAAGCCTGAACAGGATATGCTCCATGCCAGAGAGTATATGGGCATAATAAGCTGATAGAGACCCATTCCTTCTGCGCCGATTACATTTGACATATATATTCTGTAAACAAACCCCAATATACGGTTGATTATTCCCGACGCCGTCAGTATGGCAGCCGATTTAATGATGCCTTTTTTAGCCATAACAAAACCCCTTTTGAAAAAAGTCCTATATGAGCTTATTCAAAGGGACAAAGCATTTAGAACAAAAAAATACTCCCATATCCATGGGAGTATTTTAAATATTCAATTATAGTAAATTTCACTGAAGGATGTAATAAAAATCTATTTTTCATAAACGGATTAAACATATAAAAGCCCTATGTTTAATCTATTCATAGCCAACAAAGATTAAAATATCTTTGTTGGCTATGAGGGGCGTTCGCCTGAAAACACTTTAACAGTTTCCCTATAAGTGTTTCCAGGTTCACTAAGTATAAAATATACGATTTTTATTACTGTTTCATTTGAAATTTACTATAGAACGGCGAATGCTACATTTTGCTTCTTCTCATATATTCCTTCTGCTTTTGAAATTCTTTTTCAACAGCACTGGGGTCACATTTATATTTATAGTCGAGAAAGTGGCTTATGAGGCCGATTCCCCAGGGAAGAGCTACAAATAAAAACCACATTTCACCGTCTGCAAAGGACATTATCATCAGCATAAGGTTTATGATAACATAAGCTACCAGGTGATTGATAAAAGCTCTTCGTGCTCTTACTATTTTTTGTGCTCTTTTATAAAGAGCTTCATCGGATAAAGTTGATGTATCTTCATAGGGCTCTGCAACCTCATAAGCCCTAGGGCCGTTCGTATTATTATCTTCCATAGGATTACGCTCCTTTTCCTCGTCAAATATGCAAATCGTGTTATAATCACTCCAAGCCGCCCTGCCTGATTTCACAAGCTGGCGGGCTCTTTTCAAATAAGTAGGGGCTAGGCTGTTGCCCAGCTTATCTACTACAAGGATCTCTTTATTCATAAAGCCCTCCTCTTTAAATATCTGTTTTTTGTTATGGGTGGCGTCCCCATCGATATGCGCCGTTTTTTATTATGGGTGCCTCCCCGGCATACCGTGCAAATTAAAGCTTTATAAATATATAATATGAATATGTAGATTTACTTAAACAATAAAATAAACCCACTATACAAGATTATTCGTATTTTAAAGGGAAAAGTCTGAAATTATGCTTTATTTCTGAAATCCATTTTGAATATCTGATAGGGCAGGGCCAGAACGATTACAATGCCTAAGGATATAACCCCTGCCGTGCGAACAGTATCAATGCCGTAGCTGGCTGCAAGGACAGAATTTCCGGTTAAAATATTATACATGGTGTAATATATGGCAACCCCCGGGACAAGAGGGATGATTCCTGCAATAAGATATAAAGTAATGGGATTTTTCCTTTTGAAAGAAAAGAATCTGCTTGCGGTTGTGGCGGCAATTGAAGCCGAAAAGATGGGCATTACATTTGAAGATGCCCCGGGGCTTAAAAGTTCATAGATAAGCCACCCGATTGCGCCGCAGAGCCCGCAGCATATGAGCTCTTTTTTAGGAACACCGAATAATAATGAAAATGTAAGGCTTGCGACAAAAGTAAGCAATATTCTTAAGACCATAGGGAAAGCGCTCCAATCGCATAAAATATAATACCTAAGCCGATACCGACCCCTGTGGCAACGCATACGGCAACGAGCACAGCGTCAATCATGCGGGTGGTTCCGGAGATATATTCCCCGAAGATAATATCCCTTACGGCATTTGTAAAGGCTACCCCGGGAACAAGAGGCATAATTGAGCCTATGATGGACATATCTGTACTATCTCCAAGGCCCATGTGATTGATTATAACAGCTGCCATGCTTACGAAGGCGCCTCCCATAATGTTTGTAACAGGGCCTATGACACTGTGTTTTTCAAGAAATATTAAAAATACATAAAGCAAAAAGCCGGTAATAAAAGCATTTAGGGCATCGAAAAAGCTTCCGCCGAATATAAAAGCGAAACAGCCGCTGGAAATACCGGAAGCAAAGTATTTATATAAATTCTTGTAAGAAGGCTTGTTGCTTATAAGATTAAGCTGTATAATAGCCGCGTCTATGCTGATTTGCTCCGATACGAGATTTCTCGAAAGATTATTTATAAGGGCTACCTTCTCAAGATTTATGGTTCGGGTGTTTATCCTTCTTACCATGGTTATAATATTGCCGTTATCGTCTACAATAGAGCCGAATATGCCTGTAGGCGTTGCAAATACGTCATTTTCTTTAAATGCGTATATTTTTAAAAGCCTTATCATCGTATCTTCAACTCTCGTTGTTTCTGCGCCGTTTTGAAGCATAACGGCTCCCGAGTCTATTACAAATTTCAATATTTTCTGTGAATCCATTAATAGAATGCTCCAATACTATATGATCTTGTTTTTAAGGATTTCTATATTTTTTTCGCTTACGCCTTTTTCGCTAAGGAAGTTTTCCGCAGAACCGTATTCTTTTAATATTCTGTTGATAAAGGCTTCCATCCACTGGGATTTGCTGTGAGCAAAATGCAGGGGCATATCCGGATTGATTTCAAGCTCTTTTGCAAGGGCCTGCTTAAAATAAGTAAATGAAACCTCATAATCGGCAACGATGTCACAGCGGTCTATATCCGCAAGCATATATAAAAGGCAGGTAACGATTCCTGTTCTGTCTTTTCCTGCGGTACAGTGGTAGAGAATGGTGCCTTCGCTGTTATCTGCCATGTAATTAAACAGGGTTCCGAAGTTAAGGCTATTATCCATGATATACATATATAAATCTCCCAAAGAAAAATCGTCGCTTATAAAGGGAGTATTATTTTCAAAAAGAGGAATTTCAATAAAGTTTACGTCTTTTACGTTTTTAAAGGAATTGGGCTCTCTTAGTGCTTCCGTATCCGTTCTGAGGTCAATAACGGTTTTAAGGCCGTAGGATTTTAAAAAGTCTATTTCAGTATCTAAGAGACCGCTCATACAGTCGCCTCTTAAAAACTCCTGAAATTTTGTTATTTTTCCGTCTTTTCTCATATAGCCCCCAAGCTCCCTGAGGTTTTTAGGGGTTTCCAGATTTATTCTTCTTACATTGCTTATCATTCCATCACCTTCTCATCATTTTTTGTCTAATGCTTATTATATATGAAAAGCATTGAAATTAAAAGACAATCTAAAACCCCTTATATGTAAAATAAAGTAGAGTTTTTTACAAAAAAGGATTATAATTAACAAAGATATTCAGTTTTGATGAAATATAGAAACGAAAATAAAGAGGTTTTTCTTTTTTATTCGTTAAATATAAATTGACATAATACAGGGAGGATAAAGTGAAAAGATTATTAAATTTAGGAATTACCATAGTGGCTGTTGCTTTAAGTCTTTCCTTAAGCCCTTTAAAAGCCT
This is a stretch of genomic DNA from Anaeropeptidivorans aminofermentans. It encodes these proteins:
- a CDS encoding threonine/serine exporter family protein → MDSQKILKFVIDSGAVMLQNGAETTRVEDTMIRLLKIYAFKENDVFATPTGIFGSIVDDNGNIITMVRRINTRTINLEKVALINNLSRNLVSEQISIDAAIIQLNLISNKPSYKNLYKYFASGISSGCFAFIFGGSFFDALNAFITGFLLYVFLIFLEKHSVIGPVTNIMGGAFVSMAAVIINHMGLGDSTDMSIIGSIMPLVPGVAFTNAVRDIIFGEYISGTTRMIDAVLVAVCVATGVGIGLGIIFYAIGALSLWS
- a CDS encoding 2TM domain-containing protein; translated protein: MNKEILVVDKLGNSLAPTYLKRARQLVKSGRAAWSDYNTICIFDEEKERNPMEDNNTNGPRAYEVAEPYEDTSTLSDEALYKRAQKIVRARRAFINHLVAYVIINLMLMIMSFADGEMWFLFVALPWGIGLISHFLDYKYKCDPSAVEKEFQKQKEYMRRSKM
- a CDS encoding putative polysaccharide biosynthesis protein, with the protein product MAKKGIIKSAAILTASGIINRILGFVYRIYMSNVIGAEGMGLYQLIMPIYSLAWSISCSGFTTTLSKLISAEQAKGEYGNMGRILKQSLVITSGLGLLLSVLLFFNAEFAAANFVKDERLILSLKILSLSFPFMAAGSCIRGYFYGLQETTVPAVSQVFEQLVRMAAIFALSHKLIPMGLEFACAAAVIGIFLGEFFSFLMIIFSYKYFKAKNSFNKKPSYTTFDSFILIFSMSLPLTLNRVSGSLLLSIENMMLPQRLQLSGLTGSQAMEEFGKISGMAMPLIMFPSAILVSLAISLVPAISEALAVNNMKRINFTVSKVLLFTNIIGICAAGFFILYSGNLGSIIYNEDIAEILIYLGIMCPFTYMNTTFSGILNGFGEQVFIFKNSLLSSAISIFFVWTSVPIIGIKGYILGSFVALCVVCSLSIFKIRKVSHMSIDFGNWFLKPSLAITAACLTVNLFKDLLFFYLGDVLGLLAGTLILGLIYIIAVVSIGTISRNDMKILFKR
- a CDS encoding tyrosine-protein phosphatase is translated as MISNVRRINLETPKNLRELGGYMRKDGKITKFQEFLRGDCMSGLLDTEIDFLKSYGLKTVIDLRTDTEALREPNSFKNVKDVNFIEIPLFENNTPFISDDFSLGDLYMYIMDNSLNFGTLFNYMADNSEGTILYHCTAGKDRTGIVTCLLYMLADIDRCDIVADYEVSFTYFKQALAKELEINPDMPLHFAHSKSQWMEAFINRILKEYGSAENFLSEKGVSEKNIEILKNKII
- a CDS encoding threonine/serine exporter family protein → MVLRILLTFVASLTFSLLFGVPKKELICCGLCGAIGWLIYELLSPGASSNVMPIFSASIAATTASRFFSFKRKNPITLYLIAGIIPLVPGVAIYYTMYNILTGNSVLAASYGIDTVRTAGVISLGIVIVLALPYQIFKMDFRNKA